The following proteins are encoded in a genomic region of Leishmania mexicana MHOM/GT/2001/U1103 complete genome, chromosome 25:
- a CDS encoding dehydrogenase-like protein, with protein MSAIKRSLNVGVVGMGNMGIPITRNLAFKARSAMYLQIHSRTLSKARQVCDDMSADGATCAMRIHDRYSTMTKWCDVILLTLAHRAASRKVLLEDNEALVTNARPGQIIVDHTTVDMELSRECAYEAERRGAVFLDAPMSGSPKQAFNNQLVLMVGGPAEQVQRVSPIFRMYADNIHHMGANGSGTAAKLLSQALVASHNAAAAEAMTIANRLGIEDYQKLIQVLDASWGSSTMLRRNAPTMQDLVRNPDKLAPSSGASIDNLLEDLALLDASLPKIEKGDDGNGGREVEEERFPVLDASLRMLGAAAESGMGDRDMAAVIHYIPAAAVMEKEEGVRVQPRGLTSGAFLDRNATGRVSSGPAAAAWAAGVTSSPPVSAEIEMDPGSLADSLSAAESSGNDNGSTAQAASIAESLATPSSQQSPAFTLEDFY; from the coding sequence ATGTCAGCCATTAAGCGCTCGCTGAACGTGGGTGTGGTCGGCATGGGTAACATGGGCATTCCCATTACCCGAAACCTCGCCTTCAAGGCACGCAGCGCCATGTACTTGCAGATCCACAGCCGCACTCTTAGCAAGGCGCGCCAAGTGTGCGATGACATGAGCGCCGATGGCGCCACATGCGCCATGCGCATCCACGACCGCTACAGTACCATGACCAAGTGGTGTGACGTCATCTTACTGACCTTGGCACACCGGGCCGCCTCACGGAAGGTCCTTCTGGAGGACAACGAGGCCCTCGTCACCAACGCGCGTCCTGGGCAGATCATCGTGGACCACACGACCGTGGACATGGAGCTGTCGCGCGAGTGCGCCTACGAAGcagagcggcgcggcgccgtcttcCTCGACGCCCCGATGAGCGGTAGTCCGAAGCAGGCCTTCAACAACCAGCTCGTGCTCATGGTGGGTGGGCCGGCGGAGCAGGTGCAGCGGGTGTCGCCAATCTTCCGTATGTATGCGGACAACATTCATCACATGGgcgccaacggcagcggcacggcggccaagCTGCTCTCTCAGGCGCTGGTGGCCTCCCAcaatgccgccgccgcggaggcgatgACAATTGCGAATCGGCTCGGCATCGAGGACTACCAGAAGCTCATCCAAGTCTTGGACGCCTCATGGGGCTCAAGCACTATGCTGCGCCGCAACGCGCCAACGATGCAGGACCTGGTGCGCAACCCGGACAAGCTGGCACCGTCCTCTGGCGCCAGCATCGACAACCTTCTCGAGGATctcgcgctgctggacgCCTCCTTACCAAAAATCGAGaagggcgacgacggcaaTGGTGGGCGCGAGGTTGAGGAGGAGCGCTTCCCTGTGTTAGACGCGTCACTGCGCATGCtgggcgccgccgccgaatCTGGGATGGGTGACCGTGATATGGCGGCCGTCATCCACTACATCCCGGCGGCAGCCGTCATggagaaagaggaaggggTCCGCGTCCAGCCTCGCGGGCTCACGTCCGGCGCTTTTCTTGACCGAAACGCCACCGGAAGGGTGAGCAGCggtccagcagcggcagcatggGCTGCAGGAGTAActtcgtcgccgccggtgtCGGCGGAAATCGAGATGGACCCCGGCTCGCTGGCGGACTCACTCAGTGCCGCCGaaagcagcggcaacgacaacggcagcacggcgcaAGCCGCATCGATCGCGGAGTCGCTAGCAACGCCTTCCTCGCAGCAGTCCCCAGCCTTCACCTTGGAGGACTTCTACTAG
- a CDS encoding protein transport protein Sec61 gamma subunit,putative encodes MDFLDDILFHPIVAFTKNSRMLVRKCQKPNYNEFTTATIAALIGFFMMGFLGFFVKLVFIPINNVILGA; translated from the coding sequence ATGGACTTCCTTGATGACATTCTGTTCCACCCCATCGTGGCCTTCACCAAGAACAGCCGCATGCTGGTACGCAAGTGCCAGAAACCGAACTACAACGAGTTCACGACGGCTACCATCGCCGCGTTGATCGGCTTCTTCATGATGGGCTTCCTCGGCTTCTTTGTTAAGTTGGTGTTCATCCCGATCAACAACGTCATTCTTGGTGCGTAA
- a CDS encoding frataxin-like protein: protein MSCARLHQRIHLRAIALTTTSYPALVPSRSFTNADTSVMTASAVAVARRAAANTGASGLTTTPQVVHYSKLGMDGFTDIKFNTAADELLELVETKVDALDSAAVEDVSCNGGVLTLETTDRGTFILNKQAPSVQLWLSSPISGPHHYDMVTMMQDGHEKVSWKSDHDGHDLVKKLEKELTEVLGTDLKL from the coding sequence ATGAGCTGCGCAAGGCTGCATCAGCGCATCCATCTGCGCGCGATCGCGTTGACGACCACCAGCTACCCCGCACTCGTCCCTTCGCGCTCGTTCACGAACGCTGACACGAGTGTCATGACAGCAAGCGCGGTGGCCGTTGCGCGTCGCGCAGCCGCCAACACCGGGGCCAGCGGCCTGACTACTACCCCGCAGGTTGTCCACTACTCCAAGCTTGGCATGGATGGCTTTACCGACATCAAGTTCAACACGGCCGCCgacgagctgctggagctcgTTGAGACGAAGGTGGATGCTCTCGAcagcgcggcggtggaggatgTCAGCTGCAATGGCGGTGTTCTGACACTCGAGACGACGGATAGGGGCACTTTCATCCTCAACAAGCAAGCTCCGAGTGTGCAGCTGTGGCTCTCCTCTCCTATCTCCGGCCCCCATCACTACGACATGGTCACCATGATGCAGGACGGCCACGAGAAGGTGTCGTGGAAGTCGGACCATGACGGACATGACTTGGTGAagaagctggagaaggagttGACGGAGGTGCTCGGCACTGACCTCAAACTGTGA